One window of Magallana gigas chromosome 2, xbMagGiga1.1, whole genome shotgun sequence genomic DNA carries:
- the LOC105346014 gene encoding tripartite motif-containing protein 2 — protein sequence MANSSVAGQIETTFLSCSICMEHFKKPKALPCLHTFCEDCLRDYIVSRFESAGQFPCPICRQLVYIPPNGVYGFPDNHFILSLQDTVTHSSSQNTESGSFEYSYHQRNEDLSLPLLQPDKYSVRFTKPGSPRLLKTFGHFGLDQDGLVHISGLTYSSMTGDILVADCSLNKVLAYSKSGDYRGGFVCDCSIRDIVVTAHGSILLAVSRAGSAIMREYGYEGNVIASYGSFYKYENPFGICVSRMGKVIISSLQHNNIHIFTERKKPSFKFGSRGSGSNHFLLPYYVAVNSRDDIVVSDSGNHRLKIHKNDGTVLHVIGQQGSQSGEFFYPQGVFIDKHDNIYVADANNFRVQVFSPEGEYLSTPVENTYEFGVDVKPTNVIVVDNRLVVALRGTRVSLLQIYDWDDSKFSQSAKTGRKQPAPGGLLGCCCPCLSSNLSYDDI from the exons ATGGCAAACTCTTCAGTTGCAGGACAGATAGAGACGACATTTCTATCCTGTTCAATATGCATGGAACATTTCAAAAAGCCAAAGGCTCTGCCATGTTTGCACACCTTTTGCGAGGATTGTCTGAGAGATTATATTGTCAGCAGATTTGAGTCAGCTGGCCAGTTTCCTTGTCCCATCTGTAGACAg cttGTGTATATCCCTCCAAATGGAGTGTATGGATTTCCCGACAACCACTTTATCCTCAGTTTACAAGACACTGTTACCCACTCAAGTAGCCAAAACACCGAATCTGGTAGTTTTGAATACAGTTATCATCAAAGAAACGAAGACTTGTCTCTGCCTTTACTTCAACCGGACAAATACTCTGTGCGATTTACTAAACCGGGATCCCCAAGGTTATTGAAGACATTTGGTCACTTTGGCTTGGACCAAGATGGCTTGGTTCACATCTCGGGTCTAACATACTCTTCAATGACAGGGGATATATTGGTTGCTGACTGTAGTCTGAATAAAGTCCTTGCATACTCAAAATCTGGGGATTATCGTGGAGGGTTCGTGTGTGACTGCTCCATTCGTGATATTGTAGTCACTGCTCACGGATCCATCCTACTGGCTGTCAGCCGCGCTGGTTCCGCTATAATGAGGGAGTATGGATACGAGGGCAACGTCATCGCCTCTTACGGCTCCTTCTACAAATACGAGAACCCGTTTGGTATCTGTGTGTCCAGAATGGGGAAAGTCATTATTTCTAGTCTGCAACACAACAATATCCACATCTTTACAGAACGGAAGAAACCATCGTTCAAATTTGGCTCAAGAGGTAGTGGTTCGAATCATTTCTTATTGCCGTATTACGTCGCTGTCAATAGCCGAGACGACATAGTTGTTTCGGACAGTGGGAACCATAGGctcaaaatccacaaaaatgaCGGCACAGTTCTTCACGTGATTGGGCAACAAGGCTCTCAAAGTGGAGAGTTCTTCTATCCACAAGGTGTATTCATAGACAAACACGACAATATCTACGTGGCAGACGCCAATAACTTCAGAGTTCAGGTTTTCTCACCGGAAGGGGAATACCTATCCACCCCAGTGGAGAATACGTACGAATTCGGCGTCGACGTCAAACCTACCAACGTAATCGTCGTAGATAACCGCCTCGTTGTCGCTTTACGCGGGACTCGTGTTTCTCTTCTACAAATCTACGACTGGGACGACTCAAAGTTCTCCCAGTCAGCAAAGACAGGTAGAAAACAGCCAGCGCCCGGCGGACTGCTGGGGTGCTGTTGTCCGTGTCTGTCCAGTAATTTGTCGTACGATGATATTTGA
- the LOC105346015 gene encoding aminoacyl tRNA synthase complex-interacting multifunctional protein 1, with amino-acid sequence MASASVLQRLTQRAKQAESMIAALKQQIENIRQNAAITVSKPEEGRLKSENQKLRAEVETLKSQLILAEIRNGVKQVNLPTNRSVVKAEPPKKESAAPPEVKPGVKQAPAAGDKPAQKSEKPDKKEKKDKKKPAAEGEPKAKKGKNEPVGEEKLDVSRLDFRVGQIVDVKKHPDADTLYVEEVNLGEGRNRTVVSGLVNHIPIEQMQNKIAVFMCNLKPAKMRGILSEAMIMCASTPEKVEILNVPAGSVIGDRVTCKAYPGNPDAQLNPKKKVWETLAPDLKVNKEKVAEFRGEPLQIEGKGVLTSTTLSGVKIK; translated from the exons atggCATCTGCATCTGTGCTGCAGCGTTTGACACAGCGCGCTAAACAGGCAGAATCTATGATAGCTGCCTTGAAGCAGCAAATTGAAAACATCAGACAGAATGCag CCATCACTGTATCTAAACCTGAGGAAGGGAGATTAAAGTCAGAAAATCAGAAGTTAAGAGCTGAGGTGGAAACATTGAAATCTCAACTGATTTTGGCTGAAATAAGGAATGGAG taAAACAAGTTAACCTACCTACAAATAGGAGTGTTGTCAAGGCAGAACCCCCCAAAAAAGAATCGGCAGCTCCCCCAGAGGTCAAACCAGGGGTCAAACAGGCACCTGCTGCTGGTGACAAACCAGCTCAGAAATCTGAGAAACCCGACAAAAAGGAGaagaaagataaaaagaaacCTGCAGCTGAAGGGG AGCCAAAAGCCAAGAAAGGTAAGAATGAGCCTGTGGGTGAGGAGAAGCTAGACGTGTCCCGCCTGGACTTCAGGGTGGGGCAGATAGTGGACGTGAAGAAGCACCCCGACGCTGACACCCTGTATGTGGAGGAGGTGAACCTTGGGGAGGGGAGGAACCGCACAGTGGTGTCTGGCCTGGTTAATCACATACCTATAGAGCAG ATGCAAAACAAGATAGCAGTATTCATGTGTAATTTGAAACCAGCCAAAATGAGGGGGATCCTTTCGGAAGCTATGATCATGTGTGCTAGTACCCCCGAGAAAGTGGAGATTCTGAATGTGCCTGCAGGTTCTGTGATAGGGGACCGGGTCACCTGCAAAGCTTATCCAG GAAATCCTGATGCTCAGCTGAACCCCAAGAAAAAAGTGTGGGAAACCCTGGCACCTGACCTGAAGGTCAACAAAGAAAAGGTGGCCGAGTTCAGAGGGGAACCGTTACAGATCGAGGGCAAGGGTGTGCTGACATCGACTACTCTGAGTGGCGTAAAAATTAAATGA
- the LOC105346017 gene encoding ganglioside GM2 activator, which translates to MQGLRLVTGVAIVLIAALAIRGSANLRKPIVDDTELFLNFLRNDVLPERYRGPEYFKKIGKTIKVQAFSFKNCGGDFAGLTKLQVIPDPLKLPGNINVSAVGYIKEALDSPLQASLLIHKKAAGIWVKIPCIGDFGSCDYDDFCQILDMAPDCPQPIKTSGLGCQCPFKQGNYSIPNINMYGSFGFPTGDYNLTGTLHYQGKYVACLEVILTIAS; encoded by the exons ATGCAGGGACTGCGCTTGGTCACGGGCGTAGCTATCGTTCTAATTGCTGCTCTAGCAATCCGAGGTTCTGCAAATCTTAGAAAACCAATCGTGGATGACACCGAGTTATTCTTAAACTTTCTGAGAAACGATGTTCTACCGGAACGCTATCGCGGACCGGAGTACTTCAAGAAAATT gGTAAAACAATTAAAGTGCAAGCATTTAGCTTCAAGAACTGTGGTGGAGATTTTGCAGGGCTGACAAAACTTCAAGTAATTCCCGACCCCCTGAAGCTGCCGGGAAACATCAACGTATCAGCTGTGGGATACATCAAGGAAGCTCTTGATTCTCCATTACAG GCATCACTCTTGATCCATAAAAAGGCAGCTGGCATTTGGGTCAAAATACCGTGTATTGGCGACTTTGGTTCTTGTGATTATGATGATTTCTGTCAAATCCTTGATATGGCACCGGACTGTCCCCAACCAATCAAAACATCAGGACTTGGTTGTCAGTGTCCATTTAAACAG GGTAACTACAGCATTCCCAACATCAATATGTATGGATCGTTTGGATTTCCAACAGGAGACTACAACCTAACGGGCACTCTACATTACCAGGGGAAATACGTAGCATGTCTTGAGGTCATACTGACCATTGCCTCATAA
- the LOC105346018 gene encoding uncharacterized protein has protein sequence MERIFVTLSALLCAFSITQAEYLKFTKHYEDDVYEFINFLKKPFLPERFKTLEFFQKAGLDHSKRLTAFSFKNCGGMIDVRSLSVQPDPLQFPGTITFSASAALNTTLSAPLNAKIELKKKAAGIWVPLPCIDQIGSCSYGDICQLLEQVTQCPPQLTAIGIDCKCPIKAGKYTLPSMSQDIGAEAFPSGDYEVTGTVTDKDGKVAACLEVQLSVATIMKFLIVLALIVGAFSEELEHEFPIVEPEEHDAYLVDEHQMKLNDESELLMDLLFRNALPERFRGEDYFKTVGIKKSSRVEAFQWQNCGNNDPATVMSLSVTPDPLQFPGTVNIAGKLQFNSSFAAPLPASLVISKKAAGVWIKLPCIDNFGSCDYPDLCQILSSVGDCPDPITSSGLGCQCPFKSGTFDVNGLSFDVDASAFPSGDYKIRGSLTTAGKEAACVEIIITIS, from the exons ATGGAGCGGATTTTTGTTACCCTGTCAGCTTTGCTTTGTGCATTTTCCATTACCCAAGCAGAGTACCTAAAGTTTACCAAACATTACGAAGATGACGTGTATGAATTCATCAACTTTCTGAAGAAGCCTTTCTTACCAGAGCGTTTCAAGACACTGGAGTTCTTTCAGAAAGCG ggTTTGGACCACAGCAAGAGGTTGACAGCTTTCTCCTTCAAGAACTGTGGAGGAATGATAGATGTAAGAAGCCTGTCAGTGCAGCCTGACCCCCTCCAGTTCCCTGGAACCATCACTTTCAGCGCTAGTGCTGCCCTCAACACCACTCTCTCAGCTCCCctcaat GCTAAAATAGAACTGAAGAAGAAAGCTGCTGGAATTTGGGTTCCACTTCCATGCATCGACCAGATCGGTTCATGCAGTTATGGTGATATTTGTCAGTTGCTGGAGCAGGTTACCCAGTGTCCCCCTCAGCTCACTGCTATCGGCATTGATTGTAAATGTCCCATTAAAGCA ggCAAGTATACCTTACCAAGTATGAGCCAGGACATTGGGGCGGAAGCATTTCCATCGGGAGACTACGAGGTCACTGGTACGGTGACTGACAAGGACGGGAAAGTGGCGGCCTGTCTGGAGGTCCAATTGTCCGTTGCC ACAATCATGAAATTTTTGATAGTTCTCGCCTTAATTGTTGGGGCATTTAGTGAAGAGTTGGAACATGAATTTCCCATCGTGGAGCCCGAGGAACATGATGCCTATCTGGTAGACGAGCATCAGATGAAATTAAACGATGAGTCTGAACTCCTAATGGACCTTCTCTTCCGCAATGCCCTCCCCGAGAGATTCAGGGGAGAAgattatttcaaaacagtt GGTATAAAGAAGTCATCCCGGGTGGAGGCTTTTCAGTGGCAGAACTGTGGCAATAACGACCCCGCCACTGTGATGAGCCTATCCGTGACCCCTGACCCCTTACAGTTCCCTGGTACTGTCAACATCGCTGGCAAGCTCCAGTTCAACTCGTCGTTTGCAGCACCACTTCCG GCTAGTCTCGTGATATCCAAAAAAGCCGCCGGAGTTTGGATCAAGCTCCCCTGTATAGACAACTTTGGGTCATGTGACTACCCCGACCTGTGTCAGATCTTGAGTAGCGTTGGCGACTGTCCCGATCCGATTACTTCCTCTGGTCTGGGATGCCAGTGCCCCTTCAAATCC GGAACCTTTGATGTAAATGGCCTGTCTTTTGATGTGGATGCTTCTGCCTTCCCGTCCGGAGATTACAAAATCAGGGGATCTTTGACGACAGCAGGAAAAGAGGCAGCCTGTGTCGAGATTATCATTACCATCAGttaa